TGTGTTCCAGCCTCTCTCGAAGAAATGGTATCGGGGTAGCGCCTGTCACTCGTGGATTCACCTCAATGACATAAAGATGCCCCTGATCATCGACTATCGCATCAAAGCCAATAGGACCAATGAGGCCAGAAAGTTCTGGCGCTCCTGCCATTTTCCCAAATATTTCCTCAGCCGTCTTCTGAAACTGAGACTCATAATCTTTATCCCAGAAGGTGCCCAAATATTTCCCATTATTTTCGATGGCCTTATGAAAAGACGAAAATCTAAAGTTATTATTGCCGTCGAATACTGCAATTGAACCAACAGGTTGCCCCTTTATAAATTGCTGTATTTGAAAGCTCTTTCCAAGGAGTTCCTTTGCCAAAAGGTTCTTGATAGCCTTAGCTAGGTCCCCCTTTGAGTAACCCTGATTCTCGTTGGTATAGACCCCAAATCCTCCTGCAGAACCATCTGCTTTAATGACGTACTGCATTCCATTTGAGAGGTTGTTGAGCATCCCCGAGGTGAAATCAGCAGCAACATAGGAGTAGCTTTTTGGCACCTGAACACCGATATTCTGCAATAGTTTGGCACTCTGGGATTTGCTGTCGAGCTTGGCGACGAGAGCTGCAACATCTTCAAGTGACTGCACTCCCACGTACCCAAACGTCTTCAGTGATTCTTTAGTCAGCATGCCAACAAGAGGATTCTTCTTGTCTTTAGCGAGAGAAGCTTCATGGTGTTCCAGTATAGCCTGACGGAGCGATTGCCCATCCTTTGAGAATACAATTTTCCCTGTCTCAGGTCGAACAATCTGAAGGCCTGTCTGCTCTTCCCATGCCTTAGCATTTGCCTCCATTCCATTTCGCAGTTGACGTTCTTCTAACGGCTTCTTTTCCATTTCTTCCTCACTGCCTGCCGTTGCACTTGGTGCGCTAAGTATGAGGTCATCCTTACTCTCAGAGTAGAGGTGTGCTTGTATGCCTTGATCCAACATTTCAATAGATATTTCGAGTTCCTTTTCGATGGGCGCAGTATCCCTCATAGCATCCGTACTTAGGAATCCAATCATTCGCGGTCTTCGTGGTAACTGGGCGTCACCAAGTTCAATACCAGCCGTTGTCGCTTGTACGACATTATTGTTCTTTTGTTCATAAGAGCCACTTTGGCTGTGACCACTCGCTTGTTGTTTCATTCTATCCTCCCTAGTCAGGGAAGAGACGTGAGCAGAAATGATTTCATCGGGTACTAGAGACGTGCGTGTCTTACCGAGCTGATACTCGGAACAATAGGAAAACAACAAATCGAAGAGCCCGACTTTATTTGACTCTGAAGAAATCTGTTGTTAGCCTCGCAGCGTCATTTACAAGTATGATAGTTGCTTGGGTGTGCTGTACGACACATGAGTTTGCCGACTCACGTATCAGCACACTTTTGCAGCTTTCCGAAATTGTTATCTCTTTTTCCTCAACGCTCCTCCAAAGTATTGTATTCCTTGTTTTGCTTTTACCCTTTTCCCTATAGTGCTGTATTCCCTCTAGTGCTGTACGGCTCTCTACTACCGTGTTCGTCCTTTCCGCACACACTTAACATCTGTCCCCCTCTTTTTAGGGCGTAAATACAGACACGCATGGAAAAACCTCATAAAAAAAGCCTCTTCACTCCCTGTTTTCTTGGGGAGTGAAGAGGCCTTTTTTGCCACTCCTATGCTCAACTAGAGCATCACTCCCTCCTCGTCACGAGACGCACTGGCCAAATAGCTGGTGCAGTAGGACACGGAATCGAATTTATAAGCCCCTTTTTTACGTGTCCCGAATCGCTCACTACAAAGTGTCTTGCTGTTACGGTTGTGCTTTCCATATCAGAATACTCCTCGCGCGACACATGAGTCTTACAATGAGAAATAGGAAGTGAATATCTTGACTGCGCTACCATAAGCTCGAAAGGTAAAGACTTTCTCTCTGAGTGTCAAAGCTTATTTTTCATCGCGCGATTTTTTTTTCATAGTGGTTCGGCAGAGTCGGTGTCTGATGCTTAGGGTCATTATGAAAAGCAAGTATTTCTAATCGGCTCTTAAGAGCGGAGAGCATCTTCATACTGAACACTCGCATGGAATTCAATATGTGGAAGAGTGGCTTCCATCCTCGATGTATTTTTTAGTGCTTGAGTGCTCAATCTTTCTTCGAAAGATAGCAAGACGATCTGTCTTACAGCTGCTCGAATACGGCTATTTCTGGCTATTTTTGGCTAATATAGAATTTGCTGGGATGAGTTTACTGTGTTGATCGAATAACTCTTGAAATGATGGCACCGTATCCCCAGTATTCAGGTGTAAGCTTCTTTTTTGTGGAAGCAACCTCGGACTTCAGTGGCATGTGCGACGGGATCCGATACCGCACACAGTTCCGCTGATGCAGAGAGCGATTCGCAGTCAAAACTACGGAAGAAATATGAAAGGGAACAATCTATGAGTAATAAGAACGCAGTTTACTTCTTTTGTAATAACCTTTC
This DNA window, taken from bacterium, encodes the following:
- a CDS encoding ATP-grasp domain-containing protein; this encodes MKQQASGHSQSGSYEQKNNNVVQATTAGIELGDAQLPRRPRMIGFLSTDAMRDTAPIEKELEISIEMLDQGIQAHLYSESKDDLILSAPSATAGSEEEMEKKPLEERQLRNGMEANAKAWEEQTGLQIVRPETGKIVFSKDGQSLRQAILEHHEASLAKDKKNPLVGMLTKESLKTFGYVGVQSLEDVAALVAKLDSKSQSAKLLQNIGVQVPKSYSYVAADFTSGMLNNLSNGMQYVIKADGSAGGFGVYTNENQGYSKGDLAKAIKNLLAKELLGKSFQIQQFIKGQPVGSIAVFDGNNNFRFSSFHKAIENNGKYLGTFWDKDYESQFQKTAEEIFGKMAGAPELSGLIGPIGFDAIVDDQGHLYVIEVNPRVTGATPIPFLRERLEHIKEIQGQDFEIYSAYLDINVMFGQKFFQNSDLLTQCIQDVCDHFNSSEKVLILPQGITPTIMSKVLFVNDTPDGQVRTKFLERTKQELTDEEQNKREK